A portion of the Streptomyces sp. NBC_00376 genome contains these proteins:
- a CDS encoding urease subunit beta — MPGGGRTRIRVKNMSDRPVQVGSHYHFADVNPGLKVLRVEVPSGPELESPQELKDCEAARMRRLNIAAGTSVRFEPGDECCVELVEIQGDRQVKGAREVAHR; from the coding sequence TTGCCGGGTGGGGGCAGGACGCGGATCAGGGTGAAGAACATGTCGGACCGCCCCGTCCAGGTCGGTTCCCACTATCACTTCGCCGACGTCAACCCGGGGCTGAAGGTCCTCAGGGTCGAGGTCCCGTCCGGTCCGGAACTGGAGTCGCCCCAGGAGCTCAAGGACTGCGAGGCGGCGCGGATGCGGCGGCTGAACATTGCCGCGGGTACGTCCGTGCGCTTCGAGCCGGGCGACGAGTGCTGCGTCGAGCTGGTGGAGATCCAGGGGGACCGGCAGGTCAAGGGAGCGCGTGAGGTGGCACACCGGTGA
- a CDS encoding urease subunit alpha produces the protein MKRADYAALYGPTAKDRVRLADTALTVEIEADWSGGPKHSGNEMIFGGGKVIRESMGMSHIPRDGDAGGRTPVDTVITGALILDWWGVVKADVGLRDGAIAAIGKAYNPETMDPIPDDGFEMPDRTSPSDELPETVRPTNFVVGPSTEVISGNGRILTAGGVDTHVHFICPEQIHEALVSGVTTLIGGGTGPAEGSTATTVTPGEWHITRVFESLDSYPVNIGLLGKGSTVNADALNEQVDAGVIGFKVHEDWGATPAVIDAALDVCESRQVQLALHADSLNESGFLDSTRDAFTRDGRKRSVHIFHVEGAGGGHAPDMIELVKEKNVLPASTNPTRPLTVNTVKEHVDMMVVCHHLNPDIPADMAFADSRIRPSTMAAEDLLHDMGAISMMSSDAQAMGRIGEMIMRTWQTAHVMKSRYGPLKEDLANAKVRPIADDADHSHNAERLVPNDNYRARRYVAKYTINPAITHGIDGHVGSVETGKLADLVLWEPKFFGVKMHMVLKGGQLAYAQVGDANASITTPQPFLPRAVWGSTGRSPLSNSYNFVAPGVADKLNPRVVTVQDSGGNVTEMTTGGLGLGKKFMDISTSIRDVTKADMKLNDTVPESLHVDHNSFEVTIGGATTGDARTELNGATVPRSYVSEVPMAQRYFLF, from the coding sequence CTGAAGCGAGCCGATTACGCCGCTCTGTACGGGCCCACCGCCAAGGACCGCGTCCGCCTGGCCGACACCGCCCTGACCGTCGAGATCGAGGCTGATTGGAGCGGCGGTCCGAAGCACAGCGGCAACGAGATGATCTTCGGCGGCGGAAAAGTGATCCGGGAGTCGATGGGAATGTCCCACATCCCCCGGGACGGGGACGCCGGCGGCCGCACCCCGGTGGACACGGTCATCACCGGTGCGCTGATCCTCGACTGGTGGGGTGTCGTCAAGGCCGACGTCGGGCTCCGCGACGGTGCGATCGCCGCGATCGGCAAGGCGTACAACCCCGAGACGATGGACCCGATCCCGGACGACGGGTTCGAGATGCCGGACCGTACGTCCCCGAGCGACGAGCTGCCGGAGACGGTTCGGCCGACGAACTTCGTGGTCGGTCCGAGCACCGAAGTCATCTCCGGCAACGGGCGGATCCTCACCGCGGGAGGCGTGGACACCCACGTCCACTTCATCTGCCCGGAACAGATCCACGAGGCCCTCGTCTCGGGCGTGACCACGCTCATCGGTGGCGGCACCGGCCCCGCCGAGGGCAGCACGGCCACCACCGTGACCCCGGGCGAGTGGCACATCACCCGGGTCTTCGAAAGCCTGGACTCGTACCCGGTCAACATCGGCCTGCTCGGCAAGGGCAGCACGGTGAACGCGGACGCCCTCAACGAACAGGTCGACGCAGGCGTCATCGGGTTCAAGGTCCACGAGGACTGGGGAGCCACGCCCGCCGTGATCGACGCGGCGCTGGACGTGTGCGAAAGCCGTCAGGTCCAACTGGCCCTGCATGCCGACTCACTGAACGAATCCGGCTTCCTGGACAGCACCCGCGACGCCTTCACGAGAGACGGCAGGAAGCGCTCCGTCCACATCTTCCACGTCGAGGGCGCCGGGGGCGGCCACGCCCCGGACATGATCGAACTGGTCAAAGAGAAGAACGTGCTGCCCGCTTCGACCAACCCGACCCGCCCGCTGACGGTGAACACCGTCAAGGAGCACGTCGACATGATGGTGGTCTGCCACCACCTCAATCCGGACATTCCGGCGGACATGGCCTTCGCCGACTCCCGTATCCGGCCGTCCACCATGGCCGCGGAGGACCTCCTCCACGACATGGGAGCCATCTCGATGATGTCCTCCGACGCCCAGGCGATGGGACGCATCGGCGAGATGATCATGCGCACCTGGCAGACCGCACACGTCATGAAATCCCGGTACGGCCCTCTGAAGGAGGACCTCGCCAACGCGAAGGTCCGCCCGATCGCTGACGACGCCGACCACTCCCACAACGCGGAGAGGCTGGTCCCGAACGACAACTACCGGGCGCGCCGCTACGTCGCCAAGTACACGATCAACCCCGCCATCACGCACGGCATCGACGGTCACGTCGGTTCCGTGGAGACCGGGAAGCTCGCCGACCTGGTGCTCTGGGAGCCGAAGTTCTTCGGCGTCAAGATGCACATGGTCCTCAAGGGCGGGCAGCTCGCCTACGCGCAGGTGGGCGATGCCAACGCGTCGATCACGACCCCGCAGCCGTTCCTGCCGCGAGCGGTCTGGGGCTCCACCGGCCGTTCCCCCCTGAGCAACTCGTACAACTTCGTGGCACCGGGCGTGGCCGACAAGCTGAACCCGCGAGTCGTCACCGTCCAGGACAGCGGCGGGAACGTCACCGAGATGACGACCGGTGGGCTCGGCCTCGGCAAGAAATTCATGGACATCTCGACGAGCATCCGGGACGTCACCAAGGCCGACATGAAGCTGAACGACACGGTGCCGGAGAGTCTCCACGTCGACCACAACAGCTTCGAGGTCACCATCGGAGGTGCGACCACAGGGGACGCCCGCACGGAACTCAACGGAGCGACCGTGCCGCGTTCCTACGTCAGTGAAGTCCCCATGGCTCAGAGGTACTTCCTCTTCTGA
- a CDS encoding urease accessory protein UreF, which yields MSRAALLLLADGRFPAGGYAHSGGVEAAVAHKAVHDINSLEAFCRGRLHTTGLTTAGLAAAAAAGCDPLMLDDAADARTPVPALRAVARKLGRQMMRAARATFPSAELDRLAAERPRGAHQPIVQGVAARAAGLTPQDAACAAAYEAVGGPATAAVRLLSLDPLAASWLLARLSTEVDTVAADAAGAAARVETEGLDALPSASSPLLDITAEQHAAWTVRLFAS from the coding sequence ATGAGCCGTGCCGCACTGCTCCTGCTGGCCGACGGCCGCTTCCCCGCCGGCGGGTACGCCCACTCCGGCGGCGTCGAAGCCGCGGTCGCCCACAAAGCCGTACACGACATCAACAGCCTCGAAGCCTTCTGCCGCGGGCGCCTGCACACCACCGGTCTGACCACGGCCGGCCTGGCCGCCGCGGCCGCCGCCGGCTGCGACCCCCTGATGCTGGACGATGCCGCCGACGCACGCACACCCGTCCCCGCGCTGCGCGCCGTGGCCCGCAAGCTCGGCAGGCAGATGATGCGCGCGGCACGCGCCACCTTCCCGTCCGCCGAACTCGACCGCCTGGCCGCCGAGCGACCCCGGGGCGCCCATCAGCCCATTGTCCAGGGCGTCGCCGCCCGAGCCGCCGGGCTCACCCCTCAGGACGCCGCCTGTGCCGCGGCGTACGAGGCCGTCGGCGGCCCGGCCACCGCGGCGGTGCGCCTGCTCAGCCTCGATCCCCTGGCCGCCTCGTGGCTGCTGGCACGCCTGAGCACGGAGGTCGACACCGTCGCCGCGGACGCCGCCGGCGCGGCGGCCCGCGTGGAGACCGAAGGTCTTGACGCCCTGCCGTCGGCGTCCTCTCCACTGCTGGACATCACCGCGGAACAGCACGCCGCCTGGACCGTGCGGCTCTTCGCCTCCTGA
- the ureG gene encoding urease accessory protein UreG: MHLDHPVTMPHRHTYSAEPLRADGSLRAFRVGLGGPVGSGKTASVAALCRTLRDRLSLAVVTNDIYTREDAEFLLREAVLPPERITAVETGACPHTAIRDDISANLEAVEHFDETLDPLDLVLVESGGDNLTATFSKGLVDVQIFVIDVSSGDDIPRKGGPGITTADLLVINKTDLAPHVGADLATMAADAERQRGALPVVFTSLTSDDGIHEIAEWITGHVTRWRAKAAA; this comes from the coding sequence ATGCACCTCGATCACCCCGTGACCATGCCCCACCGCCACACCTACAGCGCCGAGCCGCTGCGCGCGGACGGCAGCCTCCGCGCCTTCCGCGTCGGCCTGGGCGGTCCCGTCGGCTCCGGCAAGACCGCCAGCGTCGCCGCGCTCTGCCGCACGCTGCGCGACAGGCTCTCCCTCGCCGTCGTCACCAACGACATCTACACCCGCGAGGACGCCGAGTTCCTGCTGCGCGAGGCCGTGCTGCCGCCCGAGCGGATCACCGCGGTGGAGACCGGAGCCTGCCCGCACACCGCGATCCGGGACGACATCTCCGCCAACCTGGAGGCCGTCGAGCACTTCGACGAGACCCTCGACCCCCTCGATCTCGTGCTCGTCGAGTCCGGTGGCGACAACCTCACCGCCACCTTCTCCAAGGGCCTCGTCGATGTGCAGATCTTCGTCATCGACGTCTCCAGTGGCGACGACATCCCCCGCAAGGGAGGACCCGGCATCACCACCGCCGACCTCCTCGTCATCAACAAGACCGACCTCGCTCCGCACGTCGGTGCCGACCTCGCCACCATGGCGGCCGACGCCGAACGGCAACGCGGCGCCCTTCCAGTCGTCTTCACCAGCCTCACCTCCGACGACGGCATCCACGAGATCGCCGAGTGGATCACCGGGCACGTCACCCGGTGGCGCGCGAAGGCGGCGGCATGA
- a CDS encoding urease accessory protein UreD, with product MSSGSRLAEPGPPLDPTVPADTAVPAVPADIEASCGHPDGVRATARIRATYNGRVTTLPQLRSDGPFHLRRVRTGGRAATVGIIGAMSAPLGGDRLALDVTAEERAELEVTTAAATLALRGPTTAPATYDVRLTAGEHACLRWLPQPLISAAGSNLRQTCTVTLAATSRLLLREEQILGRSDEKPGHLVSRIRVHHAGRLLLDQQTAYGDPAPGWDGPSVLDGHRAVGQLLVVKPDLDIGRAPVLLRNGIKDGCAVLAPLAGGPALLATAVAPASSALRELLDEALGHALGEQ from the coding sequence ATGAGCTCCGGCTCCCGACTCGCTGAGCCCGGCCCCCCGCTCGATCCCACCGTTCCCGCCGATACCGCCGTCCCAGCCGTCCCCGCCGATATCGAGGCATCCTGCGGACACCCGGACGGTGTGCGTGCCACGGCCCGCATCCGTGCCACGTACAACGGACGCGTCACCACTCTCCCGCAGCTGCGCAGTGACGGCCCGTTCCATCTGCGCCGCGTGCGCACCGGCGGACGGGCTGCCACGGTGGGGATCATCGGTGCGATGAGCGCCCCGCTCGGCGGCGACCGACTCGCCCTCGACGTCACCGCCGAAGAACGGGCCGAACTGGAGGTCACCACGGCCGCCGCCACGCTCGCCCTCCGCGGTCCCACCACCGCGCCGGCCACCTACGACGTACGGCTGACCGCTGGGGAGCACGCCTGCCTGCGCTGGCTGCCACAGCCACTGATCAGCGCCGCCGGCAGCAACCTGCGCCAGACCTGCACCGTCACTCTTGCCGCGACCTCGCGGCTGCTGCTGCGCGAGGAGCAGATCCTGGGCAGATCCGACGAGAAGCCTGGCCACCTCGTCAGCCGCATCCGGGTCCACCACGCCGGCCGCCTGCTGCTCGACCAGCAGACCGCCTACGGGGACCCGGCGCCCGGCTGGGACGGCCCCTCGGTCCTGGACGGACACCGCGCCGTCGGCCAACTCCTCGTCGTGAAACCGGATCTGGACATCGGCCGAGCCCCCGTCCTGCTCCGTAACGGGATCAAGGACGGCTGTGCGGTTCTCGCACCTCTGGCCGGTGGCCCGGCACTGCTTGCCACCGCTGTCGCTCCGGCCTCCTCGGCCCTGCGGGAGCTGCTCGACGAAGCACTCGGACACGCCCTCGGCGAGCAGTAA
- a CDS encoding nitroreductase/quinone reductase family protein, with amino-acid sequence MPTSFNQSVIDEFRASAGKVGGPFEGADLLLLTTTGARSGKETTTPLGYVRQGDALLVIGSNLGAPRHPDWYRNLLAHPVVRVELGTRTFQALAVPAQGARREELFAHAVRTAPGYADYQARTSRLLPVVALERAEPEGWEPSREITTLAGKVMEVHTWLRGQLHQVKAEVDAHFAARAAHRGPGAPPPPGLGLQIRQRCLAFCQSLQFHHTSEDDHLFPGIARYHPHLTDTFARLADEHRTVARIQGELVALLADIGITDPERFHTELDRMSTELNAHLDYEEEQILPLLADVPWPPAPPV; translated from the coding sequence ATGCCCACATCTTTCAACCAGTCCGTCATCGACGAGTTCCGCGCCAGCGCAGGGAAGGTCGGCGGCCCCTTCGAGGGCGCCGACCTGCTCCTGCTGACCACCACCGGCGCGAGGTCGGGGAAGGAGACCACCACACCCCTCGGCTACGTCCGCCAAGGCGACGCACTGCTGGTCATCGGCTCCAACCTCGGCGCCCCGCGCCACCCCGACTGGTACCGCAACCTGCTCGCCCACCCCGTGGTCCGGGTGGAGCTCGGCACCCGGACGTTCCAGGCCCTCGCGGTCCCCGCGCAGGGGGCGCGGCGCGAGGAACTGTTCGCGCACGCCGTGAGGACGGCACCCGGTTACGCCGACTACCAGGCCCGGACCTCCCGGCTCCTCCCGGTCGTCGCGCTGGAACGTGCCGAGCCCGAGGGCTGGGAGCCGTCCCGCGAGATCACCACCCTCGCGGGCAAGGTGATGGAGGTCCACACCTGGCTGCGGGGCCAGTTGCACCAGGTGAAGGCGGAGGTGGACGCCCACTTCGCCGCACGCGCCGCCCACCGGGGCCCCGGCGCGCCCCCGCCCCCGGGCCTCGGACTCCAGATCAGGCAGCGGTGCCTGGCGTTCTGCCAGTCGCTGCAGTTCCACCACACCAGCGAGGACGACCACCTGTTCCCCGGCATCGCCCGGTACCACCCGCACCTGACGGACACCTTCGCCCGGCTCGCCGACGAGCACCGCACGGTCGCCCGCATCCAGGGCGAGCTGGTGGCCCTGCTGGCGGACATCGGCATCACCGATCCCGAGCGTTTCCACACCGAGCTGGACAGGATGTCAACGGAGCTGAACGCCCACCTCGACTACGAGGAGGAGCAGATCCTGCCCCTGTTGGCCGATGTCCCGTGGCCTCCAGCCCCTCCCGTGTGA
- a CDS encoding HAD family hydrolase: MPIPPAYALVATDLDGTLLRRDDTVSPRTRAALALAARAGARHLVVTGRPVPAIRGLLDALDYRGPAVCGQGTQLYDAGSGRLVHALTLDREAADTALGKIEAQVGPVFAAVDQDGAEGRTLIEPGFAMPHPTLPAQRTRHRQELWSQPVVKVLIRHPDLGDDALAAAARDAVGDLAGVTLSGPGTVELQPFGVDKGTGMALAAEYLGVAARSAIAFGDMPNDLPMFRAAGYGVAMANAHPELRAAADEVTASNEDDGVADVLERVFG, from the coding sequence ATGCCCATCCCACCCGCATATGCCCTCGTCGCCACCGACCTGGACGGCACCCTGCTGCGCCGTGACGACACCGTGAGTCCCCGCACCCGCGCCGCGCTCGCCCTGGCCGCCCGCGCCGGGGCCCGGCACCTCGTGGTCACGGGGCGGCCCGTGCCCGCGATACGCGGGCTGCTCGACGCACTGGACTACCGGGGGCCGGCGGTGTGCGGGCAGGGGACGCAGTTGTACGACGCCGGGTCCGGGCGGCTGGTGCACGCGCTCACCCTGGACCGGGAGGCCGCCGACACCGCGCTCGGCAAGATCGAGGCCCAGGTGGGGCCGGTCTTCGCGGCCGTGGACCAGGACGGGGCCGAGGGGCGGACCCTGATCGAGCCGGGCTTCGCGATGCCTCATCCGACGCTCCCCGCCCAACGGACCCGGCACCGCCAGGAGTTGTGGTCCCAGCCCGTGGTGAAGGTGCTCATCCGGCACCCCGATCTCGGGGACGACGCGCTGGCCGCGGCGGCCCGCGACGCCGTCGGCGATCTCGCCGGCGTCACGCTCTCCGGCCCCGGCACGGTCGAGCTCCAGCCGTTCGGCGTCGACAAGGGGACCGGGATGGCGCTGGCCGCCGAGTACCTGGGGGTTGCCGCGCGCTCCGCGATCGCCTTCGGGGACATGCCCAACGACCTGCCGATGTTCCGCGCCGCCGGGTACGGCGTGGCCATGGCCAACGCCCATCCGGAGCTGCGGGCGGCGGCGGACGAGGTGACGGCGTCGAACGAGGACGACGGGGTCGCCGACGTGCTGGAGCGGGTGTTCGGCTGA